The following proteins come from a genomic window of Lolium rigidum isolate FL_2022 chromosome 5, APGP_CSIRO_Lrig_0.1, whole genome shotgun sequence:
- the LOC124654908 gene encoding indole-3-pyruvate monooxygenase YUCCA1-like, whose amino-acid sequence MDKEKERRATWVPGAVIVGAGPSGLAAAACLAARGVPATVLERSDSLAFTWRHRMYDRLALHLPKRFCELPLLPFPEEYPTYPNRDQFVTYMERYAAASGVVPRFGASVEEAVFDVALGAWAVRLAGGEVLMARWLVVATGENAEPHVPEFPGLRQFAGRVLHTCEYKSGEEFAGEKVLVVGCGNSGMEVSLDLCRYGAKPSMVVRNTVHVLPREMLGLSTFGIAMALLKWLPVQLVDRFILAAAHLTLGNTSQLGLRRPKTGPIELKNLTGRTPVLDVGTLDHIKSGKIKVVGAVKEVTRVGARLADGKEEQFDAIILATGYRSNVPSWLKVSISHSDAMKRTPLFVFGLHSLSTVRLPSPSLRHGVTAGLSFVLSLQFP is encoded by the exons ATGGACAAGGAGAAGGAGCGGCGCGCGACGTGGGTCCCCGGCGCCGTCATCGTCGGCGCGGGTCCCTCGGGTCTCGCCGCGGCGGCGTGCCTGGCGGCCCGTGGCGTGCCGGCCACGGTGCTGGAGAGGTCCGACTCGCTGGCCTTCACGTGGCGCCACCGTATGTACGACCGCCTGGCGCTCCACCTCCCCAAGCGCTTCTGCGAGCTCCCTCTCCTACCGTTCCCGGAGGAGTACCCCACGTACCCCAACAGGGACCAGTTCGTGACGTACATGGAGCGGTACGCCGCGGCGTCGGGGGTCGTGCCGCGCTTCGGCGCCAGCGTCGAGGAGGCCGTCTTCGACGTGGCCCTGGGCGCCTGGGCCGTGcgcctcgccggcggcgaggtgctgATGGCCAGGTGGCTCGTGGTGGCGACGGGCGAGAACGCGGAGCCGCACGTCCCGGAGTTCCCCGGCTTGCGGCAGTTCGCCGGGCGCGTGCTGCACACGTGCGAGTACAAGTCCGGGGAGGAGTTCGCCGGGGAGAAGGTGCTGGTGGTGGGGTGCGGGAACTCCGGCATGGAGGTGAGCCTGGATTTGTGCCGGTATGGCGCCAAGCCCTCCATGGTGGTGCGAAACACG GTGCATGTGCTGCCGAGGGAGATGTTGGGTCTCTCCACATTCGGCATCGCCATGGCTCTGCTCAAGTGGCTGCCGGTCCAGCTCGTCGACCGGTTCATCCTGGCGGCGGCTCACCTGACCCTCGGCAACACGAGCCAGCTCGGGCTTAGACGACCAAAGACGGGGCCCAtcgagctcaagaacctcaccggCAGGACCCCTGTGCTGGACGTTGGGACGCTAGACCACATCAAATCAGGCAAAATTAAG GTGGTAGGAGCAGTGAAGGAGGTAACGAGGGTCGGGGCCAGGCTCGCGGACGGCAAGGAGGAGCAGTTCGACGCAATCATACTCGCCACGGGCTACAGGAGCAACGTGCCCTCCTGGCTCAAGGTAAGCATATCACACAGTGACGCCATGAAAAGGACTCCCTTGTTCGTTTTTGGTCTGCACAGTTTATCAACAGTACGGCTACCGTCACCCAGCCTGCGCCATGGCGTCACGGCCGGCCTCTCCTTCGTCCTCAGCCTTCAATTCCCCTGA